In the genome of Mucilaginibacter sp. 14171R-50, the window CAGGTCGGTTTTGGCAACTTCATCAAAGGTCATATCGGGTTTAACGGTAAACAGGCCGTTAGTAAGGGCCGTTTCCTTGTTTAAACCAACCAGCTGTATTTTAAACAGCGGGGCTTTCTTCATCCTGTCAAGCGATTGGTTCACCATCGAGAACATCTTATAAGTTGCCTCTATGTTGCTCAGGCTGGTTTCGCCCTGCGGAATTAGGATCGATATGTGTTTCATAATGTCAAAGGTAGATGGTATTGTCGTCGCAATCAACCCCTTAGATTGTCGTAATTACACCCTTTTAAATATAGCAAAGCCATGCACCTTTGTAATGCATCAACAAATTATTTATGATGATAGAGGTTTTTAAAACAAACGTTCAGGAAAGCGATAGATCAAGGATGCTGATCAAGAAGCTATCAGAACACTTCCCGGCAAGCAAAATAAATTTTGACCTGGAAGACTGCGACAAAATATTGCGTGTAGAGGGCAATGATTTTTGCGCTCACCACATCATAGAACTTCTTAAACTGGACGGACACTATTGCGAGATACTTACATAACCCTAACAATAAAATAATAAGCCATGTCGAAAATCAGCGCATACATCAATTTTAGAAATAACCAATGCGGCGAAGCCATGACCTTTTACCAAAGCATATTAGGCGGCGAGTTGAGTCTGATGCCTGTAAAAGGTTCGCCCATGCAGGATAGCTTCCCCGCAGAAGCGCAAGAAGGCGTGTTGCATGCCGACTTAACAGGCAGCGATTTCAGCATCCTTGGTACGGATATGCCTAACCCAAATATTCAGGGTACAGTAGGCATCGTATCCTTAACCATAACCTGCGCCAACAAAGCCGAGGTGCACG includes:
- a CDS encoding VOC family protein is translated as MSKISAYINFRNNQCGEAMTFYQSILGGELSLMPVKGSPMQDSFPAEAQEGVLHADLTGSDFSILGTDMPNPNIQGTVGIVSLTITCANKAEVHEKFAKLADGGKVVHEVMTFFAGTMGNVVDKYGIGWGVFTEER